In Deltaproteobacteria bacterium IMCC39524, the genomic stretch AAACCGGCGGTAAGATGAAGATGCAGGGTTACGGTGACCTCTGGTTGCAGTTCCAGCTGGAGAAGCAGGGCGCCATGATTCGTAAGCAGACCAAGGCCATGCAGGGTCGACGCAAGATAGTCAGAAGATAACGGCGTCGCCGTGTGACTCTTAATCAAGGTTATAACCATGGCCAAGAAAAAGTCGACGAAACAGAAGAACTCGACACCGAAAGAATTTTCCAGCAGCCCCTTCAAGAATTTGAAGGGGCTGTCTGCGTTGAAGGAGCCACCTGCTTTGCCAAAAAGTGTGGACGATCAGAAAAGCAGCGTGACCGGGAATACCGCTCCGCCTTCAAATGATGGAGTTTCTTTTGCTGATGAGATGGGTTTTCTCGGGGTGAGGCCGCTGCCAGGGAAGACGATTGAAGAGCATGCGCCGAAGCAGGGTAGAGCTGTACAACCTCCTGTTTTGCCCGAGAAATCCAAGGAGGAGCGCGACCAGGAGGCCTTTCTTGAGGCCTTGGGGTCCATGGAAAAGACTTTTGTCGATGAGTGGTCAGAGGAGGAGCCTGTCAATAAGGCTGTCCCTCGTCGTATGAAGCAGGTTGAACGTGGGCAGCTCAAGCCTGAAGCCGAGCTTGACCTGCATGGGTTGACCGTTGAAGAGGCTTGTACAAAGGTTCAATTTTTCCTTCAGGATGCCCTCTATCAGGGATGCCGGACCGTTCTTGTCATCACTGGCAAAGGGTCGCATTCAAGCGATGGCCCGGTGCTGCGCACTGCTATGGAAAGGTTGCTGG encodes the following:
- a CDS encoding Smr/MutS family protein produces the protein MAKKKSTKQKNSTPKEFSSSPFKNLKGLSALKEPPALPKSVDDQKSSVTGNTAPPSNDGVSFADEMGFLGVRPLPGKTIEEHAPKQGRAVQPPVLPEKSKEERDQEAFLEALGSMEKTFVDEWSEEEPVNKAVPRRMKQVERGQLKPEAELDLHGLTVEEACTKVQFFLQDALYQGCRTVLVITGKGSHSSDGPVLRTAMERLLESQRELVLEWGLAPQRYGGRGALIVFLRQSGA